agcaatAAGGAAAAATCGCTGCTATTCTCAGATCCCGCAAGCCTAGAACACACGACACCGAGAGAGGAACATCGACCGATGGAGTCATTCGAGCACCGACCGACACATTCTGTTCAGCATCTATCGACCCTTTCTATGGAATCAGTTGCATCGTGCGAGAcagtgaggatcatgactcacgaagAGTTCACAGCTCGACACTCTCATCCACCCCATCCCTATCGTGTTACCACGgaagacatcgatcgacaacagtatgtcatcgatcgacatcagaaTTTAGGCAATGATCGACAAGAGTTCCctagcgtcgatcgacacccaccTACCTAGCATCGACGTAGCCAGACTAAATGCACTCAGAAACCTATATAAACCTTCAGCGACATCAACATACAACAACAGTCAACAATCTGAAGATGGATCAGAGCCTATGATGGTTGAACAGGCTACTGAGGGACTAACCTTGAAGATAAGGAAAGAAAAGGCTCCCAAGCATCTAAAGAGAGGAGCTAATGACAAGAAGATGGATAGCTTCACTAAAAGTGTTCTCAGGATACCCATGAATAAGCCATTCGGTGAGGTTTACTTTACCCACAAATTGTGGAAGTTCTTCATAGTAACCAAGGAGACTGAACATGACATTAAGAGGATGTTCCATTAGGCCAGAGAGAAGATGAGGcagaggattacactgaagaaatAGAGTGATCCTAAGAAGTTTGTAGTACCATGTTTGATAAGAGGCATTGACTGCCCTAGTGCACTctatgatataccatggatttcacccatttttagtcatggtatataagtgttttaagatatatttattatgttttagagtcttttcaaagcaattacaggttcagctacttgatagaaggaaatgatgcttttgggacactttggagtacttttacgcgtagagagtcgatcgacgcttgaaaagcaatatcgatcgaccagagccaattaaaatcgatcgacagtcgtTGAgcgccatcgatcgatattggatCACTCGAGGATTAATCACGAAATTAGAAGACTTCATTTCcataaagtttattaattgcAACCTAAGCCCTTAGCCGCCTTTGAGGCTATATGTACTAgggttttatatcattttagaggcagactgaCCTAAAGACCTAGTTTGGGAGAAGAAGCATTTTGGCTATCATTAGAAGAGCTTAGGAATGGAGAGATAGAACTGAGACTGcataacagagaagatcttgaactcctttatttctattacttttattttatgtgttcaATATTTAATTTGAGTTCTATTCAAACCATCATGACTTTGTctctcatgaatatgtctgagtaaacccaattgttagatttaggtttctcataagGGTTGAAAGTATGTGCTGCTAATAAGACTGTTAAaaaggtgttttgattgttctttCATGCTTGTTAAGCTTAATGCTAAAATTATCACCCTCATTTTAGGTCTAAAGATTAATTGAGATAACCAACTGTTACCCTCAATACCTGAAATAGCCAacatgatctaactgactagataacaacgagagttggtctagaaaGTTAGAGAACACCTTCAAACCCTCTCGCAAGGCTTTCTAgaagaaccgtcgatcgacgcgactatcgttgtgtcgatcgattgttNNNNNNNNNNNNNNNNNNNNNNNNNNNNNNNNNNNNNNNNNNNNNNNNNNNNNNNNNNNNNNNNNNNNNNNNNNNNNNNNNNNNNNNNNNNNNNNNNNNNNNNNNNNNNNNNNNNNNNNNNNNNNNNNNNNNNNNNNNNNNNNNNNNNNNTTGCTTTCATACCTGAGAATTTGCCTAAGTCTAGCTGTTTTCCCATCTTTAAAACAACTTCAACTTAAACAGCCGAACAATTTCCTTGTTCAACTcatcatttactgcttttaaacaaacaaacctcttagtctatctttatttctaATCCCTTAGATCTGTTGAGTNNNNNNNNNNNNNNNNNNNNNNNNNNNNNNNNNNNNNNNNNNNNNNNNNNNNNNNNNNNNNNNNNNNNNNNNNNNNNNNNNNNNNNNNNNNNNNNNNNNNNNNNNNNNNNNNNNNNNNNNNNNNNNNNNNNNNNNNNNNNNNNNNNNNNTAACTTAGAATTTAGTATAGACTTGTTACGAAAAACTTGctaagttttctttctttccatgTCTATGCATACACTAAGAATGGAGAACATAGAACTCggccgagcatcgatcgatgaagatGTAATGTTATCGAGCGACGTGGAGACCGAAGAATCGACTGACACGGAGCTcccgatatcgatcgacaccgcccAGCCGGAAGCATAAGCAGGTAAGTCTTCTCTTACAGAGCTTATTGATGAGGAAGTAGTCCAAACTGAACCAATAGGTCAATTGAGCAATGAGACTAGCCAAACTAAACAGGGGACTGAAATCCCTGTTGAGATAAATCCCACCTTGATAAAAAGTGAAGAGATAAGattgcctttgcaagactaCCTTGACCCTGGTAGAACCTATTCCAATAGGCCCACTATTAAAATACCAGGAGACGATACCAAGAAATCTAAGTTCAACGCAGATTACTACTGTATGGTTCGTCGAAACCCATTTCGTGGATCTGTCTCTGAGCACCCGCAAGATAACATCGAAGGTTTGGAAGAATTAATCCCAGATGAATACAATCGTTGCAAACTATTCTCATTTTCCCTAGAGGGAGAAGCTCTCAGATGGCTAAACTGTTTAGCAACAGGATCCCTTACTTGTTGGGAAGAGATTAGAAACGCCTTCCTTAAGAAATTTTTCGATGATGATCGCTATTGGGAAGTAAGGAGACAAATCTTTACATTCCGCCAAGATCCACGTGAATTGTTTAAAAACGCCTGGGGAAGATTCATGAGCTATGAACTTGAATGTCCCCATCATGGTTATTCAGAACCACAACTCCTTAACATCTTCTATGGAGGTGTTAACTTGAGCTACAAAACTACACTCGACACGGCGAGTGAAGGAAATTTCGTCACTAGGAGCCCCGAAGATGCTAGATGCCTTATCAAAAATGTAGCAACGGGAAAATCCTATGAAAAGCTGGATGAAGAAATAGGAAATTCGATAAATTCAGAAGATAATTCAGATTTGGTAGAGATTAAGAATTCCCTCAATTCGCTTCACTTTTTTCGTCCAAATCAACACCGATCTGATAAAGCCCAGATCAAAAACGATGCCTTGTCTGATATGAAAAATCGATTAGAAAAAGAGACAAGCTATTCAGACCCCTATCCCGTATTTAACATTGATAGTTTCACCCAAGCTTATGACATTGCTGTGAAATCACGCACTGGAAAGGAAAGGTTTAATATCAGACAAGCACTTACTGGCAACCGTAAAACAAAGTCagatttttacgaaaaaataaatatggtttaCGGAAAGTTAATGGAGAAGGCAGATTCTTTGAGTGAGCTTATCCGAAAATTAGAAAGTAAAGTTGCTGAAATTGCGACTGCCATTAAAAGAGAGACATGACGTCTTACCGGGAGAACTGATTTAAACCCGAGACGTCAAGTCAGTGCCGTAATGTTGCGTAGCGGAAAACATCTCGCGACAAACACGAAGAACAACACCGAAATTGGTTGTTCTGCCAATGCTGATGAAACAGTTGATGAAACAGGCAAAAACAATTCTCAGCCTATACTTCTTGATGACCCTGACTCAAAACCTTCTCGCGAAAACAGGAAGTCTACCgctgaaaaaaataaggaaaagacTATAGACTTAGAAGTAGAAGATGATTCGGATATTGAGGCCGAAATCGATCGTCAGTATGGTAACCACGTCGATCGACCGGTGAACCCTGTCGTCGATCAACTTTCAGATAAccctatcgatcgacattccactCAACCCGAACCAACGATTGAAAGAGTCTATAGAACCCTACCCCCTTATCCTCCTAAAACGCAGACTAAAAAATCATTAGAATATGcaatctgcaagaaagcattggaTAGAATTTCTATGGAGATGTCCCTTAGTGATGCTATGAAAATAGCACCTTCGATAAAGAAGTGTGTGAAGGATATGACGTCTCCAAACTATCCAACTGCGGAACAAAGCGTGATGATTGTGTCAGAGGAAGTAAGTACCATGATTCGAGGAGAAACTCCAACTAAGGGGCCTGATCCTGGTAGTTTCGTCCTAGATTGCAATATACAGAACACGCGTTTTCCTCGATCTTGGCTCTAGCGTGAATCTTATGCCTTACTCCATCGCAGTAACCTTGGGATATAACGAGTTTATGCCAACTCCGATAACCTTGGTTCTAGCTGATCGGTCTATTAGGGTACCTGAAGGGATTCTCGAAGACGTTCCCgtaaaaattaatgattgctTCGTGCCTACGGATTTTGTTGTGTTAAAATACATACAAGAACCAAAAGACCCCCTCATTCTGGGTCGGCCATTCCTAGCTACATCTGGAGCGATCATTGATGTGAAAGAAGGACGAATAAATTTGAACATCGGGGACATTTCGATGACCTTTGATATGGAAAGGCTAATCAAGCAACCCTTGATAGATGACCAAGCCTTCTATGTGGAAGATGTTTCTGAGCTAGATAAGGAATCTTTCATAGACATGTGCTCAGACGACCCCTTAGAAAATGCTCTTACCATTATGGAAAAGGAAATCTTGAGCACAGATAATAGGACAGACGATTACGTGCGACAGATGGATGCAAGTATCGAGGTTGCGAacatcgaagaagatgatgactcAGACAttaccgtcgatcgacaaccatcttcATTATCTAATTGGTCTAAAGACAAAGCAGCAAAGGTTGAATTAAAACCCCTCCCCAGTGGTCTTGAATATGCATTTCTTTATGACCAATTCTACCTTGTTATTGTCAACGCCAATCTCACTAGCGGAGAACTTgcgttattattaaataaactacgcaAGAACAAGAAAGTAATCGGGTATTCTCTCGATGATATACCTAGTATTTCTCCTGATCTTTGCATGCACCGTATTCATTTGGAAGACGACGCTAAAACGTCGATAGAACAGCAAAGGAGATTAAATCCGAATCTAAAAGAAGTAGtcaaaaaggaaattattaaaCTCCTAGATGCTGGAGTTATCTATCCTATTTCGGATAGTAAATGGGTAAGCGTTGTACCCACCAAAAAGGGAGGTATTACAGTAGTGAAGAACGAAAACGATGAACTCATCTCGACCCGTGCCGTCACTGGACATCGGATGTGTACCGACTATAGGAAATTAAATGCCGCTACTAGGAAAGATCACTTTCCCCTGCcctttattgatcaaatgctgGAACGTTTAGCCAATCACCAGTATTActgttttcttgatggatattcTGGATTTTTCCAAATTCCCATACATCCGaatgatcaagaaaagacaacCTTTATATGCCCCTATGGAACATTTACGTATCAcagaatgccatttggtcttTGTAATGCTCCCGCCACTTTCCAacgttgcatgatgtcaatttttATAGACATGATCGAGGACTTTATGGAAGTCTTTATGGATGACTTTTCAGTCTACGGATCAAATTTTAAGAGTTGCCTCGATAATTTATGCAAGGTATTGGAAAGATGCGAAGAAAATGACCTTGTcctaaattgggaaaaatgccattttatggttaacgatggcaTCGTATTAGGCCATAAGGTTTCCGCTGCTGGTATACAGGTAGATAGAGCTAAAATCGAGGTGATGACCTGTCTACCCGCacccaaaaatgtaaaagacgtGCGAAGTTTTCTCGGACACGCCAGCTTTTATAGGAGGTTTATACAAGACTTTAGCAAAATTGCTAGACCTTTAAATAACCTCTTGTGCAAGGAAGTAAATTTCTATTTTACACCATAATGCATGAAAGCTTTcgaagatttaaaaaaatcccTTGTAACTGCCCCCGTCGTTCAAGCCCCCGACTAGAATCTCCCTTTCGAgatcatgtgcgatgcgagtGATTTTGCGATAGGAGCAGTTTTGGgccaaagaaaagataaaaagctGCATGCCATCTACTACTCCAGTCGTACGCTTGATGAAGCGCAACGGAATTatgcaacaaaagaaaaagaactactcgccgtagtttatgcatttgaaaattTCCGTCAATATCTAATTGGCACACATGTGATAGTTCACACTGACCACActgccatgaaatatttgatgcAAATCCTCGACTCATACGCTGGATTTTACTACTCCAAGAGTTTGATATTGAAATTAAAGATAAACGAGGAGTAGATAATGGAGTCGCTGACCATCTTTCTCGGATCAGAATAGAGGATAACGTTCCTATAGACGACTTCTTCCCAACATAGAACGTTGCACAAAGAGACACATCTTTCTTAGGTCAAATTTCTCTCACTTCCGATGAGAAATCAAtcgatgaaaaataaaacatatcgatcgattccagTAGTGATACATCGGTGGATAACGACAATATCACAACGCCTCGATCCCCTAGTAACAACAATCACGACACCtcatctataaaaataaatattgacatAAAGGTTAACGTTGCTGGTGATAAGATTAATCTCACACCTAATGAAGAATCGCAACGAGAGGTGC
This genomic stretch from Brassica oleracea var. oleracea cultivar TO1000 unplaced genomic scaffold, BOL UnpScaffold00418, whole genome shotgun sequence harbors:
- the LOC106319604 gene encoding uncharacterized protein LOC106319604, with product MLRSGKHLATNTKNNTEIGCSANADETVDETGKNNSQPILLDDPDSKPSRENRKSTAEKNKEKTIDLEVEDDSDIEAEIDRQYGNHVDRPVNPVVDQLSDNPIDRHSTQPEPTIERVYRTLPPYPPKTQTKKSLEYAICKKALDRISMEMSLSDAMKIAPSIKKCVKDMTSPNYPTAEQSVMIVSEEIAIYRTRVFLDLGSSVNLMPYSIAVTLGYNEFMPTPITLVLADRSIRVPEGILEDVPVKINDCFVPTDFVVLKYIQEPKDPLILGRPFLATSGAIIDVKEGRINLNIGDISMTFDMERLIKQPLIDDQAFYVEDVSELDKESFIDMCSDDPLENALTIMEKEILSTDNRTDDYVRQMDASIEVANIEEDDDSDITVDRQPSSLSNWSKDKAAKVELKPLPSGLEYAFLYDQFYLVIVNANLTSGELALLLNKLRKNKKVIGYSLDDIPSISPDLCMHRIHLEDDAKTSIEQQRRLNPNLKEVVKKEIIKLLDAGVIYPISDSKWVSVVPTKKGGITVVKNENDELISTRAVTGHRMCTDYRKLNAATRKDHFPLPFIDQMLERLANHQYYCFLDGYSGFFQIPIHPNDQEKTTFICPYGTFTYHRMPFGLCNAPATFQRCMMSIFIDMIEDFMEVFMDDFSVYGSNFKSCLDNLCKVLERCEENDLVLNWEKCHFMVNDGIVLGHKVSAAGIQVDRAKIEVMTCLPAPKNVKDVRSFLGHASFYRRFIQDFSKIARPLNNLLCKEMSSDEYADRRERRTKRRYDEASTSIQHRDPWPRDDKTSIDTFEEFANPKKAVNSKECTNRVLKDEWDDYDNLFYNA